From Nitrospira sp.:
AGGGCTGCGGGTATATCGTCCGCACCGTCAGTGAGGGGGTCAAAGAGGATGAGCTGAAGTCCGATGTCGACTTTCTGCACGTGCTCTGGCAGGACGTCTTGACGAAACGAGAACAGCTACCTGCTCCTGCCTTGCTGCATTCTGATTTGAGCCTCAGCTTCCGGGTAGTGAGGGACCTGTTTGGGAAGAAGGTCGATCGGCTCTGGATCGATTCACGCCAGGAATACGAGGCCATTCGTGGATTTGTCCAGCGCTTTTCTCCAGAACAGACGGCACGGATTCATTTCTACGACAAGGACGAACCGTTGTTCGACCATCTGGGAGTCGAGCAAGAAATTGCGCGTGCCCTAAGCCGGAAGGTATGGCTCAAATCAGGCGGCTATCTGGTTATTGACCATACTGAAGCCATGACCGTGATCGACGTCAACACAGGGCGTTTTGTGGGGAAACGCGACCAAGAAGAAACCATCGTGCGCACTAACCTCGAGGCAGCGAAGGAAGTCGCCTATCAGCTCAAGTTGAGAGGAATTGGGGGGATCATCATTGTCGATTTCATCGACATGGAACGTGAAAAGAATCGCGATCGAGTCTATCATGCGTTGGTAGATGCGATGGCGGCTGACAAGGCGCGAACGAGGATCTCCAGAATTTCGGATCTTGGGTTGATCGAGATTTCTCGCGAGCGTGTTCGGGAAGATCTCTTGCGATCACTGTCCGAACCGTGTCGTTATTGTGAAGGTCGCGGATATACGAAGTCTCCTACTACAGTAGCCTACGAAATCTTTCGCGAGATCCGACGGATTGAACCTGCCTCGGATCAACAACGAATCGTCGTGGGAGCTCACCCAACGGTGGCTGACTTGCTCCAAGATGAAGAGCGTCATGGAATTGAGGTGTTGGAACGGGATTGTTCGGCAAAGATCATTATCACTCCGGATAGCCAGCTACATCTTGAACAGTACGATCTGGTCGTTCTCTAGAATTGCGCCGTATCAGCTGTCCGTTCCCACCGGGAGCCTAGTTGTTCGGATAGCCTCATCCGGCTGACGCGACTCCTCGATCAATCATTGTCCTTCGACGAGATCCAGATGGACGAAGCAGCATTGACGTCATGGCTCATGCTCCAGGCGATTGATGGAGTCGGAGATCGCACGCTTGTCAAACTGATTCAAGCGTGTGGCTCAACCGACGCCGCTCTCGCTGCAACCATGGAGGAATTGTTGCATGCCGGTTGTAGCCTGGAGTTGGCTGAATCCATACGGCGCGGTCCTGATACCAACATCCGGCAGCAGATTGATCGACAAGTGAACATCATCGAGCGACTCAAGGTCAGAACGCTCACCCTGTTCGATCCATCCTACCCGTCTCGGCTCAGGTCTATTCCTGATCCTCCGCCGCTGTTGTATATGAGCGGGGCCTTGATTCAGCAGGATGACATCGCTGTGGCCATTGTGGGCGGACGACGGGCGACCGATTCCGGCAGGTTTCTCACGGAGGAGATTGCCAAAGAGCTGTCGGAGCGTGGCGTCACGATCGTGAGTGGACTGGCGCGAGGGATCGACGCGGCTGCGCATCGAGGGGCAATAGCGGGAAAGGGGCGTACGGTTGCCGTGCTGGGGTGTGGGATCGACCGAACGTATCCTTCCGAACACCACGCGTTGCGCCGGAGCATTGAGTCGCATGGTGCCGTTATCTCAGAGTTGCCGATCGGGGCAGCTCCGCACAGTCATCACTT
This genomic window contains:
- a CDS encoding Rne/Rng family ribonuclease, producing the protein MGVEIAITASREETRVAVLDGGVVTDLFGDRAKHKDFVGNIYKGRVAKVLPGMQAAFVDIGLEKAAFMHVSDLLADAEPGDMLVEAEEDDKDSDMLRPKRQSAKPIEQLLSEGQELMVQISKGPIGTKGSRVTTYVSLPGRYLVFMPNVDHIGVSRRIPRDEERTRLKEIMRRVRRQGCGYIVRTVSEGVKEDELKSDVDFLHVLWQDVLTKREQLPAPALLHSDLSLSFRVVRDLFGKKVDRLWIDSRQEYEAIRGFVQRFSPEQTARIHFYDKDEPLFDHLGVEQEIARALSRKVWLKSGGYLVIDHTEAMTVIDVNTGRFVGKRDQEETIVRTNLEAAKEVAYQLKLRGIGGIIIVDFIDMEREKNRDRVYHALVDAMAADKARTRISRISDLGLIEISRERVREDLLRSLSEPCRYCEGRGYTKSPTTVAYEIFREIRRIEPASDQQRIVVGAHPTVADLLQDEERHGIEVLERDCSAKIIITPDSQLHLEQYDLVVL
- the dprA gene encoding DNA-protecting protein DprA, translating into MDEAALTSWLMLQAIDGVGDRTLVKLIQACGSTDAALAATMEELLHAGCSLELAESIRRGPDTNIRQQIDRQVNIIERLKVRTLTLFDPSYPSRLRSIPDPPPLLYMSGALIQQDDIAVAIVGGRRATDSGRFLTEEIAKELSERGVTIVSGLARGIDAAAHRGAIAGKGRTVAVLGCGIDRTYPSEHHALRRSIESHGAVISELPIGAAPHSHHFPRRNRIISGLSLGVLVAEATTNSGSLITAKLALEQGREVFAVPGSVKEEACRGSNHLIKEGATLIEGAQDILEEILPQVDSRQRGMMRLHATPAEVQPPLKRDDLLVYEALSYEAQSVDTVIERTGLSAAHVSAILLSLELNGRIRQLPGQHYIRQ